Proteins encoded within one genomic window of Mauremys mutica isolate MM-2020 ecotype Southern chromosome 11, ASM2049712v1, whole genome shotgun sequence:
- the WDR24 gene encoding GATOR complex protein WDR24 translates to MEKMARVTTALGGNTITGRTMFCHLDAPANAISVCRDAAQVVVAGRNIFKIYSIDEDQFVEKLNLRVGRKPSLNFSCADVVWHQMDENLLATAATNGVVVTWNLGKPSRNKQDQLFTEHKRTVNKVCFHPTEVYMLLSGSQDGYMKCFDLRKKDSVSTFSGQSESVRDVQFSIRDYFTFAATFENGNVQLWDIRRPDRYERMFTAHNGPVFCCDWHLEDRGWLATGGRDKMVKVWDMNTNRAKEIYCVQTIASVARVKWRPECKHHIATCSMMVDHNIYVWDVRRPFIPSAMFEEHKDVTTGIVWRHLHDPYFLLSGSKDSTLYQHIFKDASQPIDRANPEGLCYSLFGDLAFAAKESLISSDSNRKPYIGDRRHPIFFKRKLDPTEQFEYISSSSALSVFETDLESGSMDWFVRTAKQYALAGRPLAELCDHNAKVAKELDRDQVAQTWTMLRIIYSSPGTVPSANLNHSLGKGSTSLPLMNSFNLKDIPSGIGNESRLERSKGESRSENILMDSSSTLINNDENEETEGSDVPADYLLGDVEGDEDELYMMDHENPHAEEQEYILPQEAFPLRHEIVDNPSALDHLQDKADSPHVSGNEAETVSLTPVESFSLISISHSLYENRLPPDFFSPIVRDMLLFYAEQGDVQMAVSVLIVLGDRIKKEIDEQTQEHWYTSYIDLLQRFQLWNISNEVIKLSTCRAINCLNQASTTLHINCSNCKRPMSNKGWICDRCRQCASMCAVCHHVVKGLFVWCQGCSHGGHLQHIMKWLETSSHCPAGCGHLCEYT, encoded by the exons ATGGAGAAAATGGCCAGGGTTACCACTGCCCTTGGTGGCAACACCATCACTGGACGTACCATGTTCTGTCACCTGGATGCCCCTGCTAATGCCATCAGTGTGTGTCGTGATGCTGCTCAGGTGGTGGTAGCTGGCCGCAACATCTTCAAGATCTATTCAATAGATGAAGATCAGTTTGTGGAGAAGCTAAACTTGCGTGTTGGCCGTAAACCGTCCCTGAACTTCAGCTGTGCTGATGTGGTGTGGCATCAGATGGATGAGAACCTGTTGGCCACAGCAGCTACCAATGGTGTGGTTGTGACCTGGAACCTTGGGAAGCCATCCCGTAACAAACAGGACCAGCTGTTCACTGAACACAAGCGGACAGTTAACAAAGTGTGCTTCCATCCCACTGAGGTGTATATGCTCCTCAGTGGCTCCCAGGATGGCTATATGAAATGCTTTGACCTACGCAAGAAAGATTCTGTCAGCACCTTCTCTG GCCAGTCGGAAAGCGTGCGCGATGTGCAGTTTAGCATCCGTGATTACTTCACCTTTGCTGCAACCTTTGAGAATGGGAACGTGCAGCTGTGGGACATCCGCCGGCCAGATCGCTATGAGAGGATGTTCACAGCTCACAATGGGCCTGTTTTCTGCTGTGACTGGCATCTAGAAGACAG GGGCTGGCTGGCGACAGGAGGCCGAGATAAGATGGTGAAGGTCTGGGACATGAACACCAACAGGGCCAAAGAGATCTATTGCGTGCAAACCATAGCCTCTGTGGCCAGGGTCAAGTGGCGGCCTGAGTGCAAGCACCACATCGCCACCTGCTCCATGATGGTGGACCACAACATCTACGTGTGGGACGTGCGGCGCCCCTTCATCCCGTCTGCCATGTTTGAAGAGCACAAGGATGTCACCACAGGTATCGTGTGGCGCCACCTGCACGATCCCTACTTCCTCCTCTCGGGCTCCAAGGACAGCACCCTTTACCAGCACATCTTCAAGGACGCCAGCCAGCCCATTGACAGGGCCAACCCTGAGGGCCTGTGCTACAGCCTCTTTGGGGACCTGGCCTTCGCAGCCAAAGAAAGCCTGATCTCCTCTGACTCCAACCGCAAGCCCTACATCGGTGACAGGCGGCATCCCATCTTCTTTAAGCGTAAGCTGGACCCCACGGAGCAGTTTGAGTACATCTCTTCTTCCAGTGCCCTGAGTGTCTTTGAGACAGACCTGGAGAGTGGCAGCATGGATTGGTTTGTGAGAACAGCCAAGCAGTATGCGCTGGCGGGGAGAcccctggcagagctgtgtgaccACAATGCCAAGGTAGCCAAAGAGCTTGACCGTGACCAG GTTGCCCAGACGTGGACGATGCTCCGAATTATTTACTCCAGCCCTGGCACTGTGCCCTCTGCTAACCTGAaccacagcctggggaagggcaGCACCTCCCTCCCACTCATGAACAG CTTTAACCTGAAGGACATACCATCTGGGATAGGCAACGAGTCCAGATTGGAGCgcagcaaaggagagagccgATCCGAAAACATCCTCATGGATTCTTCCTCCACCTTAATCAACAACGATG AGAATGAGGAGACAGAGGGCAGCGACGTCCCTGCGGACTATCTCCTGGGGGATGTGGAAGGGGATGAGGATGAGCTGTACATGATGGACCATGAGAATCCCCATG CCGAAGAGCAGGAATACATCCTCCCCCAGGAAGCCTTCCCCCTGCGCCATGAAATAGTGGACAACCCCTCAGCCCTGGACCACTTGCAGGACAAGGCAGACTCTCCTCATGTCAGTGGCAACGAAGCTGAGACTGTGTCCCTGACACCTGTGGAGTCCTTCTCCCTCATCTCCATCTCCCACTCACTCTACGAGAACCGCCTGCCACCCGACTTCTTCAGCCCCATCGTCCGGGACATGCTCCTTTTCTATGCTGAGCAGGGGGATGTGCAGATGGCGGTGTCCGTGCTCATTGTGCTGGGCGACCGGATCAAGAAAGAGATCGATGAGCAAACCCAG GAGCACTGGTACACCTCCTATATCGACCTGCTGCAGCGCTTCCAGCTCTGGAATATCTCCAATGAGGTGATCAAACTGAGCACGTGCAGAGCCATCAACTGCCTCAACCAGGCCTCCACCACCCTGCATATCAACTGCAGCAACTGCAAGCGGCCGATGAGCAACAAGGGCTGGATCTGCGACAG GTGTCGGCAGTGTGCCAGCATGTGTGCTGTGTGCCACCATGTGGTGAAGGGCTTGTTTGTGTGGTGCCAGGGCTGCAGTCATGGTGGCCACCTGCAGCACATCATGAAATGGCTAGAGACCAGTTCACACTGTCCAGCGGGCTGCGGTCACCTGTGCGAATACACCTGA
- the JMJD8 gene encoding jmjC domain-containing protein 8 produces the protein MGSWWQFLLLSIPVSLPGDLDYLEGNGGWFTNKYLALMEEDHCTVERRNASLTYSQFIDQYAFSRPVIIQGITDNSEFQALCTRNKLLAEFGDRLVRLSTANTYSYHKVDVPFQEYVEHLLEPQDLASLGSDTLYFFGDNNFTEWGSLFQKYTPPPFRIPGTSGAYSFGIAGSGSGVPFHWHGPGYSEVIFGRKRWFLYPPEKTPEFHPNKTTLAWLVDTYPFLPPEERPVECTIHPGEVLYFPDRWWHATLNLDTSVFISTFLG, from the exons ATGGGATCGTGGTGGCAATTCCTTCTCCTCTCCATCCCAGTGTCGCTGCCTGGAGACTTGGATTACCTGGAAGGAAATGGGGGCTG GTTTACGAACAAGTACTTGGCTCTGATGGAAGAAGACCACTGCACTGTGGAGAGGAGAAACGCTTCCCTGACCTACTCCCAGTTCATAGACCA ATATGCCTTTTCCAGGCCTGTTATTATCCAGGGGATCACGGACAACTCG GAATTCCAGGCGCTCTGCACGAGGAACAAGCTGCTGGCAGAGTTCGGGGACCGCCTGGTGCGTCTCAGCACTGCCAACACCTACTCCTACCATAAAG TGGACGTGCCATTCCAGGAGTACGTGGAGCACCTGCTGGAGCCTCAGGACCTGGCCTCCCTGGGCAGTG ACACACTCTATTTCTTTGGAGACAATAACTTCACCGAGTGGGGCTCCCTCTTCCAGAAATACACGCCGCCTCCGTTCCGCATTCCAGGCACCAGCGGGGCCTACAGCTTTGGGATCGCCG GCTCCGGTTCTGGGGTTCCCTTTCACTGGCACGGCCCGGGTTACTCGGAGGTGATCTTCGGCAGGAAG CGCTGGTTTCTGTATCCCCCTGAGAAAACCCCCGAGTTCCACCCCAACAAGACAACTCTAGCCTGGCTGGTGGACACTTACCCATTCCTGCCGCCGGAGGAACGCCCTGTAGAGTGCACCATTCACCCTGGCGAG